A window from Cucumis sativus mitochondrion chromosome 1, complete sequence encodes these proteins:
- the rps4 gene encoding ribosomal protein S4, whose translation MRCGERDERRYALPALRFQTCRLLLGNVRKRELTIIQRRILRNLRNKKRSIKRKIYPRENLNSYIQSQTTRKLPLFHGDLPITEMHRGRERTSYIPFPLNPETRSDVIPVRLHFSSTIPQARQPISHRRVCVNKGMVKITHFQVSHGDLISFQENEARIRGSEIRRSFYKEISVDKIIGKFLDHPVRMWRRNKREWFHLLKTKRGCRLLRKSRFLQELRSSMQEEDLERTKKFGSEKVCLGSSFAEHKRMKRNLYHFQSLFLSNRRKEKNLNLPTRRRSPIENNSSFYSNSTYCSASPHQFTMKSKIKSLSLPTHYSEVNHRTLKAVVSYGPNIGHIPHDIRLKDPNLPLRSGNGRGQNI comes from the coding sequence ACGCGATGTGGCGAAAGGGATGAAAGAAGATATGCCTTGCCTGCATTAAGATTTCAAACTTGTCGTCTACTTTTAGGAAATGTTCGGAAGAGAGAACTGACAATAATACAACGCCGCATTCTCCGAAACTTGAGAAACAAGAAGAGATCTATTAAGAGAAAGATTTATCCGAGAGAAAATCTTAACAGTTACATCCAATCACAAACTACACGAAAGTTGCCCCTTTTTCATGGGGATTTACCCATCACAGAGATGCACAGAGGAAGAGAACGAACTTCTTATATCCCTTTTCCACTCAATCCAGAAACAAGATCGGACGTTATTCCGGTTCGTCTCCATTTTAGTTCAACTATTCCTCAAGCAAGGCAGCCGATAAGTCATCGAAGGGTTTGTGTGAATAAAGGAATGGTCAAAATTACTCATTTTCAAGTGTCCCACGGTGATCTAATATCTTTTCAAGAAAATGAGGCGAGAATCCGCGGTTCAGAAATAAGGAGATCTTTCTATAAAGAAATATCAGTTGACAAAATCATAGGCAAATTCCTGGATCACCCGGTAAGAATGTGGAGAAGAAATAAAAGAGAATGGTTCCACCTACTCAAAACTAAGAGGGGATGCCGCCTACTACGAAAATCCCGGTTTTTGCAAGAGTTGCGTTCTTCTATGCAAGAAGAAGACTTAGAAAGAACAAAGAAGTTTGGATCGGAAAAAGTATGCTTAGGCAGTTCCTTCGCTGAGCACAAGAGAATGAAGAGGAATTTGTATCATTTTCAATCCCTATTCTTATCGAATAGAAGGAAGGAGAAAAACCTCAATCTTCCTACTCGAAGAAGAAGTCCTATAGAAAACAACTCTTCTTTCTATAGTAATTCGACCTATTGCTCCGCATCCCCCCATCAGTTTACTATGAAGAGCAAAATCAAAAGTCTCTCACTACCTACTCATTATTCGGAGGTGAATCATAGAACACTAAAAGCTGTGGTATCTTATGGACCTAACATAGGTCACATCCCTCACGACATAAGATTGAAAGATCCAAACCTTCCTCTTCGGAGCGGAAACGGACGTGGCCAAAACATATAA
- the nad6 gene encoding NADH dehydrogenase subunit 6 encodes MILSVLSSPALVSGLMVVRAKNPVHSVLFPIPVFRNTSGLLLLLGLDFFAMIFPVVHIGAIAVSFLFVVMMFHIQIAEIHEEVLRYLPVSGIIGLIFWWEIFFILDNESIPLLPTQRNTTSLRYTVYAGKVRSWTNLETLGNLLYTYYSVWFLLSSLILLVAMIGAIVLTMHRTTHSAVKRQDVFRRNALDFRRTIMRRTTEPLTIY; translated from the coding sequence ATGATACTTTCCGTTTTGTCGAGCCCAGCTTTGGTCTCTGGTTTGATGGTTGTACGTGCTAAAAATCCGGTACATTCCGTTTTGTTTCCCATCCCAGTCTTTCGCAACACTTCAGGTTTACTTCTTTTGTTAGGTCTCGACTTCTTCGCTATGATCTTCCCAGTAGTTCATATAGGAGCTATAGCCGTTTCATTCCTATTCGTTGTTATGATGTTCCATATTCAAATAGCGGAGATTCACGAAGAAGTCTTGCGCTATTTACCTGTGAGTGGTATTATTGGACTGATCTTTTGGTGGGAAATCTTCTTCATTTTGGATAATGAAAGCATTCCATTACTACCAACCCAAAGAAATACGACCTCTCTTAGATATACGGTTTATGCCGGAAAGGTACGAAGTTGGACTAATTTGGAAACATTGGGCAATTTACTTTATACCTACTATTCCGTCTGGTTTTTGCTTTCTAGTCTGATTTTATTAGTAGCCATGATTGGGGCTATAGTACTGACTATGCATAGGACTACCCACTCCGCGGTGAAAAGACAGGATGTATTCCGACGAAATGCTCTAGATTTTAGGAGGACTATAATGAGGAGGACGACAGAACCACTCACGATCTACTAA